One genomic window of Dehalococcoidia bacterium includes the following:
- a CDS encoding cohesin domain-containing protein — MRALRSGCFVIILMLAISLGAACGGGGDKDDGAASDGTPEAKATGNIQVPIRIEGANNVGSFDMVLEYDATVLQATEVVAGSLAQNAMLEFNTKNSGQVIIGIIDSSGITGDGSVAIIRFKLLNAAGTSALKLQTVEAHNATTLVDIIAQTSNGSMSEKGNLASSPLVEFSK; from the coding sequence ATGAGGGCACTTCGATCAGGTTGTTTTGTGATTATCCTGATGCTGGCAATTTCCCTGGGTGCTGCGTGCGGAGGCGGGGGTGACAAGGATGACGGGGCCGCTTCGGATGGAACACCAGAGGCGAAAGCGACCGGGAATATTCAGGTGCCGATACGCATTGAAGGCGCCAATAATGTGGGCAGCTTTGATATGGTTTTGGAGTATGATGCGACCGTTTTGCAGGCAACGGAAGTTGTGGCCGGATCGCTGGCTCAGAACGCAATGCTGGAATTCAACACAAAGAACTCGGGACAGGTCATCATCGGAATCATTGATTCTTCCGGCATCACCGGCGATGGATCGGTGGCCATTATTAGGTTCAAGCTGCTCAATGCCGCCGGGACTTCTGCTCTAAAGCTGCAGACAGTGGAGGCTCACAACGCTACCACCCTTGTGGACATCATCGCCCAGACTTCTAATGGAAGCATGTCCGAAAAGGGGAATCTGGCGAGTTCACCGCTGGTGGAATTTTCGAAATAG